Within the Photobacterium swingsii genome, the region AACAGGTAGCGATGACAGCAAAGCTATCACCCGCTCTATTGCAAGCCAGTACGATGCATGCCTAGATTTTGAAGCCGCGGGCGAAGATCACGAAGTGGTTAATGGCAGGAAAGGGGTGGCTACTTATAGCATTGAGCTAACAGGTATTGCTGCGCACGCCGGCAACCACTATGAGGTAGGAAAAAATGCCAATCTTGCCGCCGCTAGGTTAGTGATTGTGCTCACTGAACTCACCCACTTAGCCAAAGGTACAACCGTCAATGTTGGGTTAATGGAAGGTGGAACCAGCACCAATACCATTTCACCTTTTGCTAAGTTGATGGTTGAAGCACGGTTCACTCACTCAGATGAACAAGCGCGCATTCTTCGTGCTATTCCATCGCTAATTCCACTCCACGGTGTAGAAGGCGTTTCTGAAAAACTCACCGGCGGGTTACAGCGTAACGTAATGACACCCTCACCTGCCCAGCAAAGTTTTATTGATATTCTATCGACCATCATTGGTTACCCTCTCAAGACAGAGCAGCGTGGCGGCGTAAGCGATGCCAATGTCACTGCGGGTGAAGGCGTGCCAACCCTTGATGGCTTTGGCCCTTACGGTGATGGTGATCATACTGAATTTGAGCGTGCTTCTAAAAAGAGTTTTGTACGCCGCATTGATGAAGTCACTGCTATCTTTCATCATTACAGTCGCAGCCACCATCCCGATGACTAACCGCTTTCAGCGAAAGTGGACGTTTACGAATAAGTAGAGATTTGGCCTCTGCTTAATTTAGTAAGCACGCTGTTGATTTTGTCTAGTCCTATAATAGGTTGACGCTTTTTTATGAAGCCAGTAGGTAATCCCTGCTGGCTTTTACGTTACGCATTGCACGCATACGACTTTTTTTATTTCACATACCATGTCGCTGATACGACAAATTTACTTTTTACGATTTGCTTTTAAGTATTCTGGCATTGAGTGACCAGACAGCACTAACAAGCCAGCAAAAATACCCAAGTTCTTAATGAAGTTTTGCATCTCATGCGCCTTCTCTAAACCGAGGTAATTCCAGAAATCATGCAACGACACATTAATCACAAGCACTAATCCAGCCAGTAATAGTGCAACTATCCAGGTGAATCGGTTAGCAATTAATAAAACGGCAGCGCCAATTTGAAAGACACCCGCTACCCCTAATAGCACAGGAGCAAATGGCATGTCATGCTTCTCCATTAATTGGATATGCATATCCCACGACACGAACTTCATAATGCCAGGAATTAAAAAATACAATGCCAAAAGTACACGGCCAGCAGTCAATAATAGAGTGTTCACGTTATTTATCCTTATCACACGAATACAAGTCATCTAATTACAGTGCAACACCATTAACTGATAGCTTTACATCGATATTACCTTTCACTGCATTTGAATACGGGCAAACTTGATGTGCTGTTTTTACTAATTGCTGCGCTTGTTGCTCTTCTAGATCAAGTACGACAGCCAGCACTACTGTTAATGCAAAACCACCCGCGTTATTTGGCCCTATGCCGACTTCTGCAGTCACTGGTGCCTGAGTTAATTTGATTTTCATCTCACGTGCTACGTGAATAATCGCATTTGAAAAGCACGCAGAATAACCAGCAGCAAATAATTGTTCAGGGTTAGTTGCTTCACCTGTTCCGCCCATTTCTTTCGGGTAGCTGAGAGCTAGATCTAGCATGTTGTCGTCTGTAGTTACTTGACCGTTACGTCCTGCTGATGCCGTTGCTTTCGTTGTGTACAGTGTCGTCATGATGATGCCCTTTAAATTATATACGATAACAAGCCAATCTAATTGCTAACAATTTAATTGCGCGCAATTTATTTGTAGTAAGTATAAGTCGATTAGAAGGTAAAACACAAGTATATTGTGCGCAATCTACTCCCAGTAAGGTGTTTGAGATGGCGAATTCAACTGATAAACATAGACTAAATGAAATGGAATCAACTCAAAGCCAGCTGTGACAAGTTACTAGCAAACTTACATAACTAGTCCTTTATAGTTTGTCTTGATAAATAAAGCCCGGCTTATAATTAACCGGGCTTTGGGTATTTCATGCCATTACTCGAGATAATGCTCTAGCCATTTTTTGCAGCTAAAGAGCGAGCAAGAATCGCTAACGTTGTACCATTATGGAGCAAAGCACTGGCTGCTGGTTTTAGCATACCTAATGCCGCCGCAAACATAATGCCACTGTTCACGTACTCGGCGAGTTTGATGTTACTGTTTACCAGCGACATCGCTACTTGCGCCAATTGACGGGCTTGCGCGACACCATGTAATGTATCTTTCAGTAACACTACATCGGCAGCTTGGCGAGCCAACTCTGTGCCCTTGCACATCGCAATGCCCACATCAGCTTTGGTTAATGCAGGCGCATCATTCACACCGTCACCCACGAACATCACAGTACGACCCGACTGCTTCAAAGCTTCAACAATCTCAGATTTACTCTCTGGTGTTGCTTCAGCAAAAACGCGATCAAGTTGTAGCTCATCACCCAGCATTTGTGCTTTAAACGCACGATCACCAGAGATCATCACCAATTCATTAATACCAGACTCACGCAATTCACGCAGTGTCTGCGCAACATCTTCACGCAAATGATCGCGTAAACCTATCATACCGATCAGCTTTTTCTGGTGAGAAATAAAGATCAGGTGACGACCTTGCTGTTCTAAGTGAGATATTTCATCTTCATATTCTGCGAATTCCACTTGCTCGTGTGATTCGAGAAAATGGCGGCTCCCCATGATCAAGCAGTGTTCATTCAAGGTGCTACGTAGGCCATGGGCGATCACATATTCCACTTCACCGTGGTCAATATGCGGCAACTCATTATGTTTGGCAGCATTAACGATTGCTTGTGATAAAGGATGACTACTGTGCTCTTCTACAGATGCAGCAATAGCCAGTAGATCACGGGCTGTATTTGAAGAGCAAAGCGGAACGACATCTGTTACTTCCATATCGCCATAGGTGAGCGTACCGGTTTTATCAAACACGCAAGTATCGACTTTCACCAGTTTCTCTATCGCACTGCCACCTTTAAGCAAGATGCCATTTTGCGCTGCACGATACATTATCGATTTAAAAGTAACTGGCGTGCTGAGCTTCAAGGCACAGGAGTAATCCACCAAGAATACCGAGGCTAAGCGGTTCACATCTTGAGTTAATGCAAAAACAGCAGCACCAATGCCAAGCGTAATTTTAACACGACGATCTGCCATATCTTGCGTGACTTGCTGGATTTCACTTTTCTCACTGAGCGAATCATAGATCAGCTTAGCAATTTTTGCCGTTGTAGCTTCGCTACCTACTTTTTCAACACGAACCTTAATGCTACCTTCATGAATCGAGGTGCCAGAATAAACAGCAGCCCCTTCTTCACGACGTACAGGTACACTCTCACCAGTCAAGGTCGATTGATTAACAAGCGCAGTACCCGATTCAACTTTGCCATCAATTGGCACAGCATCACCCGGCATTAACTCAATCAAGTCGCCTTCCACCAATGATGACGAGTTACACTTGGATTTACCTTCTGCGGTAATACGCCAAACCAAAGATTCTTTTGGGCTCATCAAGTCAGCTAATAGCTGATCACTGCTGCGGCTAGTACGTTGCTCCATGTATTCGCCCAAGCTAATCAAGCTTTGGGTCAACATTGCGGTACGGTAGTCACCACGCCATGCAGAAAGCCCAACTGCAATCGCGTCGAGCACTTCAACCGAAACACGCTTGTCGCGTAGTTCATTAATACCTTCAGCGATCGTTGGTGCAATCAAGGTTGCAGTCGCGAGTGCCCCCCAACGTTTGGGCAGCATTGCGGTTGATAGTGTACCTATAACATTAAGCGCCACATCACCACGAGTGAATTCATGTTCTGAATCTGCTTGCTCTGCCTCATCAAAGTTCAATGCTTCAATACGGGCAGAGAGGGTTTTGCAATCAAGCAATAAAGGCTCATAGTGCATCACAATCGAGCATGCATGTTCATTGACACGCACCTCATGGATACCTTGAATTGCTAACAAGCTTTGCTTTATCCAATCACCAATATCTGGATACTGTTTTAATGCATTAACTTTAAAACGGATACGACCGGGAAAGCGATGCTGTACATGCACCTCTATCATTCTTCACCTTTATGAAGGTTGCGGTAGTATTCAAGCTCTGCTTGAGTATCTTCTAAGCGTTCTTTCAACTCTTCAACTTCGCCACGAACAGCAGACCAGGCTTTCTCACCCGTTGCCGTTACGCCTTGCTGAAATTTTTTGTTCGACAGTAAATAAGCAACCGCTGCGCCTGCCGCAACACCCATTACAAAATGTGTTTTCGTATTTTGTTTTTTATATGGCGCTTCAACAGGTTTCTGCTGTGGCTGCACACCATAATATGGGTAGCCATAGTAAGGGTGATTATTGCTCATCGTTATTTTTTCCCGCGTATTGATCCATCATGTACATGCCAACAGCACCTGTGCTCAGAACAGTTAACATGGAGAGTAAAGGTCGGCCAGCCATCTTATCTGCTACATAAGTTGCAGCTCCGCCTGCTAACCCTGCTTTCAAAGAGTCTTTAACAACATTGGACACCATCTCGTTAGTCTCGATAGTGTGGGCTTGGTGCCCTTTCCATTGCCGTGCAGCAGAAGCAGTCCCACCAATGATGGCACCAACAATCATTGCGCGACTGGCAGGGCTTAACTTATCAGTGGAATTACTCATAAATTACTTTTCAATACCATTCTGAGTATTATCAACATCCAGTTCCTGTGCTGGTACTGGTGCTTCTGCTTGCTCGGTTTTAACTTGCTGATGGCGCTCAACAGACTCTTTAAAGCCTTCTTTACCCGCGGCATAAGTATCACGGAAAATTTCATTGCCCGCTGAAACATTTTGTTGGACAGATGCCGCAGTTTGCGTTGCCGTGTCTTTTACTGCTTCACCACCTGTTTTTAGCATATTGCCAGCACCAGAAATCGCGCCCATTAAACCTTTACGCACATTTTCATTACTTAGGATTAATGCTGCAGCCGCACCAACCATAGCGCCTTTCCAAAATTCTTTATCGTTCATACCAAAACTCCCTAAAATTTCTTTAAACATGCCCGCTTCTTCACCTAATGCACCTTCAAGCATTGCTTGAGCCTGATCAAATAAAGGATTGGGTTCTGATTGTGCTTCTTCCGACTGTGGCTGCATCATGCTTGCTTGCATATGCGCCATATGCGCTTGCATCATTTCTGGTGGCATCTGCCCCATCATAGGTGGTGGCATCATACCTGGGTGCATGTATCCAGGAGGAAATGCATGCGGATGACCATGTGGATACCCATAACCATGCGGTGGCATATGATGCGCAGCATGATGAGGGTGTCCTTGGTGAGGGTAACTCGGTTGAGCATGGCCAGGGTGCATATAGCCTGGATGCGGATACCCTGAATACGGGTGTCCTTGATAATGCGGTGGCGGCGGTAATGTTTGATCCCATGCAGGCTGCTCGCCATATTGAGCATAAGGGTCAGTTGGCTGCCCTTCGTTCTCTTTTTTAGTCATTTATTACTCCAGTTATCGCTCTAAACAAGCTGCCAATGCATAGCATGCTTGTTCCGCATCCTGATCGGATTCAGCGAACAAAGCCTCGATCAGACTTGGCTGCACGATGTTTGCATCATATTCAATTAACAAGCTACCCGTCGCATTGTTAATTTTGTACTGCTTGAATGCAGGAAATTCTTGCAGTGCTTGCTCTATATCTTTGCGATTAAAAGCCGCGAGGTGTGCAAGTACACCCAGTTTATACTTCAGGCGAACTCGCCCAGGAATATGGTGACCAATTGTCACCCATCGGCGCAACTTAAGCGCTGTATCTATTTGCTTTTTCATCATTTGATTATACTTACACAGCAGTGGATTGCTTTTACTTTCAGCCATTTAAATTTTTTATCTACATTTTTTTTGCGCTTAATCAAAGGGAGTGATATTGTTGCAAATAGAAATGATTCGCATCTTAATTTTCATCATTATTGGTAATGATATGAACACTTATATTCACAAAACAGAACAGCGTTTACGTGTCCGTTCAGACTATATTCACCAAAATCCACTAGCTGTTGCAGAACTGATAAAAAACTTGGAAGAAATTGATGCTATCACTCAGATCAAACACAAACGTTATGCAGGCTCTGTCGCTATCAGTTTTGATAACAAAGAGCTTGATTGTGAAAGCTTATTAGAAACATTGGAAAGTCATGGCTGGACACAAGGCGCTGATAAGCCATCTTTTATCGAAAATGCAGTATCTAAAGGCACCAAAACGTTTGCAAAAGGGATGGCCATGATGGCCTTAAAGCGCTTAGTCGGCCCATCAGTAAGCCGCGTGATCATGAGCCTGTGAGCTAAGCTCACAGTCATTGGTGTTAGAACGATTAAATTTCAGCATTAAGCTATTCACCTAAACTCGAATATCAAACTTCTTTACGGCACATTTACACAACCCAGAATTCATTGCAGGGCATCGCTTACATGGTGGTGACTTTAAGGGCATACGAGCTAAAGCTATTTTTGGACTAGCCTGCATTGGCGTTAAACGCTTAACCGCAGAACGACCACCGCCAGCATAAGATGGTGATATCGCAATACTCCCCCCCTCGTTAAACCAAGATAACAAAGGATTTAAGGGCGTAGCCAATTCACTGACAGCATCCGTCAATGCTTGATGAGAAATGTCTTTTACTTCCTGCTTAACACCTTCAGATACTTTTATACCGCCAGATAAAGACTTCCCAAGCTTCATCAACTGAATCGCAGAGTGCGTGGGATGTTTAATCGCCTTCTTCTTCAGTTTTTTTAGTGCTTTTTTAGCATCCACTGTTTCTATGCCCAACCAATAAAGACACTACAAAATACCAGAATACTTAAAACGGATAAAGACAAATAAAAATCAGTCTCATTACACTTGACCGTTAAATAAAAAGCCACCTGTGCCTAGCAGGTGGCTTTTCCGCTTTCTCTGGAGCATGACACCACATCATTTCAAGAAAGACTTTTTCTCAAACGCATTACTGCTGAGTATCTACTTAAGGCTAAGTTCAATGACGACAAATATGCAACCCAACACTTAAGTGATTAAATTATATAGTTCACAATTAAACCTGTTCGTGGTGTCTATCACAAAACATCAAGCTTACTCTTTTATTTCATTGATGTAACAAACCTAGAATAAAAGCTCTATTTCATTTAAGTGTGAGCCGTAGCGACAAACGGACCAATACTCAAAAGGAATATTGATCAAGGGCTGATTTTTCAGTCTTTCTCTTTGAATTCAAATGCTGCTAGTTGCACAATAATTTTTAGTTGTCAGACCAGTTATACGATGTAAAAGGAAGGAAAATGGATATTTCAGTTACGCACGATTATCAAATTGACTTGGACTCGCTACTTCGCTTTTTTAGCGAAGAGGAACTCATTGCTGAAAAATATAATCAGCTTGCTGCGAAAAATGTCAAAGTGCTTGCAATCAAAGAAACCGAGGACGGGTTTAGTATCGCAACACAACGTGATGTACCAGCTAATGTACCCGCTGTGCTTAAAAGTATTCTTGGCAGTTTTAACACCATCAATCAAACAGAGACTTGGCATTGGCAAGATGACGAAACTTTACTCTGTAAGATGAGCGTTGAGATTGTTGGTGTGCCAGCAAAAATTACTGGCACTATGCTGTTTAGCGAACCAGCCAAAGCTGGCGGTGAAGTAGCAACACGCAATCAAGTCACTGTGTCAGTCAGCAGTGCGATGCCGTTGATCGGTAGTACCTTAGTCAAATTCATTAGTGAAGACATTAAGCAGCAAATGCAAAATGAATACGCATTTTTATTAAATGCAGCCCCGGAGCTAGCAAACTAGTTGAACTGGCATTCATGAAACATTGCGTGTATTAAACACTGTCAAGACAAGGAATAACCATGAAAACCCGTGATCGGATTCTCGCCGTTAGTCTCGACCTCTTCAACCGAAAAGGCGTGGCTAATGTCAGCACATTAATCATCGCAACCGAGATGGGAATAAGCCCTGGCAACCTCTATTACCATTTTCGTGGTAAAGACGAGATCATTTCAACACTAGTGGAAGAGCTTCACAATTCACTGACCCGTATTAGCCATGAGTATAAAGACCAAGTCACTGACTTTGATGATTATTGGCCTTTTTTACATACGATTATGGCGCTATTTACACATTATCGCTTCTTATTTCGTAACCTGGATAACCTCAACAGCCAGAGTCCGCAAATCAAACGCAAAATACGTACCTTAGTCTTAAAATTACGTACGCTAAGCAGCGATATGCTCGCACATTTAGCTGATTTGGGCATGTTAGATTGTGATGCGAGCAACCAGCCTTTAATCGCTGATAACTTGTTGTTAGTTAGCTTAAACTGGTTGAATTATCAGACACTATTACATGATAAGTTAAGCGAAGATGAACTGATTCGAGCGGGTGTATTACGTCTTATCTCAATGGTAGAACCATACTTATCTGAAAATGCTAAATCGCCTTTTTATACTCACCAAGATTTAGTTGACGAATTAGTCCAATAGTGATGTCTACTTTTTAGGTACCCACCAGATAATAAGGCTACTATAACCATGGTAGCCTTCTTTATATAAGCCATACTGGTAGCGATTAAATGACTTTATCCTGTGATCCCTCGCCCACATAGCAAATACAATCACTTTCTCTTGTGGAATAAATAAATAAATTTCGATAAA harbors:
- a CDS encoding M20 family metallopeptidase; the protein is MTRIDFTDLKTLVDINSWTQNKAGVDANGELMQGWLEALGMTMTAYPREQIGDHLLFTSPFVANKPRLLLLGHMDTVFPPNTFEGFTEDAEWIYGPGTCDMKGGNFVALTALRNVFKENGCITNIDFLLVSDEETGSDDSKAITRSIASQYDACLDFEAAGEDHEVVNGRKGVATYSIELTGIAAHAGNHYEVGKNANLAAARLVIVLTELTHLAKGTTVNVGLMEGGTSTNTISPFAKLMVEARFTHSDEQARILRAIPSLIPLHGVEGVSEKLTGGLQRNVMTPSPAQQSFIDILSTIIGYPLKTEQRGGVSDANVTAGEGVPTLDGFGPYGDGDHTEFERASKKSFVRRIDEVTAIFHHYSRSHHPDD
- a CDS encoding DoxX family protein encodes the protein MNTLLLTAGRVLLALYFLIPGIMKFVSWDMHIQLMEKHDMPFAPVLLGVAGVFQIGAAVLLIANRFTWIVALLLAGLVLVINVSLHDFWNYLGLEKAHEMQNFIKNLGIFAGLLVLSGHSMPEYLKANRKK
- a CDS encoding organic hydroperoxide resistance protein — its product is MTTLYTTKATASAGRNGQVTTDDNMLDLALSYPKEMGGTGEATNPEQLFAAGYSACFSNAIIHVAREMKIKLTQAPVTAEVGIGPNNAGGFALTVVLAVVLDLEEQQAQQLVKTAHQVCPYSNAVKGNIDVKLSVNGVAL
- a CDS encoding heavy metal translocating P-type ATPase, coding for MIEVHVQHRFPGRIRFKVNALKQYPDIGDWIKQSLLAIQGIHEVRVNEHACSIVMHYEPLLLDCKTLSARIEALNFDEAEQADSEHEFTRGDVALNVIGTLSTAMLPKRWGALATATLIAPTIAEGINELRDKRVSVEVLDAIAVGLSAWRGDYRTAMLTQSLISLGEYMEQRTSRSSDQLLADLMSPKESLVWRITAEGKSKCNSSSLVEGDLIELMPGDAVPIDGKVESGTALVNQSTLTGESVPVRREEGAAVYSGTSIHEGSIKVRVEKVGSEATTAKIAKLIYDSLSEKSEIQQVTQDMADRRVKITLGIGAAVFALTQDVNRLASVFLVDYSCALKLSTPVTFKSIMYRAAQNGILLKGGSAIEKLVKVDTCVFDKTGTLTYGDMEVTDVVPLCSSNTARDLLAIAASVEEHSSHPLSQAIVNAAKHNELPHIDHGEVEYVIAHGLRSTLNEHCLIMGSRHFLESHEQVEFAEYEDEISHLEQQGRHLIFISHQKKLIGMIGLRDHLREDVAQTLRELRESGINELVMISGDRAFKAQMLGDELQLDRVFAEATPESKSEIVEALKQSGRTVMFVGDGVNDAPALTKADVGIAMCKGTELARQAADVVLLKDTLHGVAQARQLAQVAMSLVNSNIKLAEYVNSGIMFAAALGMLKPAASALLHNGTTLAILARSLAAKNG
- a CDS encoding magnetosome protein MamC, whose protein sequence is MSNSTDKLSPASRAMIVGAIIGGTASAARQWKGHQAHTIETNEMVSNVVKDSLKAGLAGGAATYVADKMAGRPLLSMLTVLSTGAVGMYMMDQYAGKNNDEQ
- a CDS encoding YtxH domain-containing protein, giving the protein MTKKENEGQPTDPYAQYGEQPAWDQTLPPPPHYQGHPYSGYPHPGYMHPGHAQPSYPHQGHPHHAAHHMPPHGYGYPHGHPHAFPPGYMHPGMMPPPMMGQMPPEMMQAHMAHMQASMMQPQSEEAQSEPNPLFDQAQAMLEGALGEEAGMFKEILGSFGMNDKEFWKGAMVGAAAALILSNENVRKGLMGAISGAGNMLKTGGEAVKDTATQTAASVQQNVSAGNEIFRDTYAAGKEGFKESVERHQQVKTEQAEAPVPAQELDVDNTQNGIEK
- a CDS encoding heavy-metal-associated domain-containing protein, which produces MMKKQIDTALKLRRWVTIGHHIPGRVRLKYKLGVLAHLAAFNRKDIEQALQEFPAFKQYKINNATGSLLIEYDANIVQPSLIEALFAESDQDAEQACYALAACLER
- a CDS encoding HMA2 domain-containing protein, whose translation is MLQIEMIRILIFIIIGNDMNTYIHKTEQRLRVRSDYIHQNPLAVAELIKNLEEIDAITQIKHKRYAGSVAISFDNKELDCESLLETLESHGWTQGADKPSFIENAVSKGTKTFAKGMAMMALKRLVGPSVSRVIMSL
- a CDS encoding DUF2505 domain-containing protein — translated: MDISVTHDYQIDLDSLLRFFSEEELIAEKYNQLAAKNVKVLAIKETEDGFSIATQRDVPANVPAVLKSILGSFNTINQTETWHWQDDETLLCKMSVEIVGVPAKITGTMLFSEPAKAGGEVATRNQVTVSVSSAMPLIGSTLVKFISEDIKQQMQNEYAFLLNAAPELAN
- a CDS encoding TetR/AcrR family transcriptional regulator, which produces MKTRDRILAVSLDLFNRKGVANVSTLIIATEMGISPGNLYYHFRGKDEIISTLVEELHNSLTRISHEYKDQVTDFDDYWPFLHTIMALFTHYRFLFRNLDNLNSQSPQIKRKIRTLVLKLRTLSSDMLAHLADLGMLDCDASNQPLIADNLLLVSLNWLNYQTLLHDKLSEDELIRAGVLRLISMVEPYLSENAKSPFYTHQDLVDELVQ